GGCTTGGGCGCAAGGGCTTCACCGTAGGCGTAAAGCGTCTCGACGGGCCTGCCGAACAGTGTGCGGTAGGAACGCCCCGCCCATTTGGGGAGCCCCAATTCGGCCCTCCAGCCGTTCAGCTCCCGACTGGTAAAGATGGAAAAACCGATCCCCGACAAATCATAGGTCAGCCTGTTATACCATCCACCGAGCGGCAGGGCGGGCATACCGGGCATGGGATTGCTGCCCGTTCTGTCCGCGGGCCAGAAATTCACCCGCATGCAGGGGATTTTCAGGCTTTCGGCGGCGTGATAGGCAAGGCTTCCCAGAAAAGTATAGAGGATGAGATCCGCACCCTTGCAAGCGCCGAGGACGCCGCCGAGGATCGCCCTCTTATTCTGATTCAGCAACGCGGCGAGGCCGTCGAGGTAGGCCCTGCCCGACACGCCCTCGCCGATCAGCAGCTTCATCATCCGGTCCTCGTCCCCATGGACGGCCGAAAAAGAAAAGCCCCCTTTTTCCACCTCCGCCTGAAAACGGGGAAAGGCGGCGATTCTGAGGCGATGCCCCCGCCTGCGGAGCGCTTGCCCCAGCGCAAGAAACGGCTCAACGTCCCCCCGCGATCCAATGGTGACCGCCGTGATGTCCATCAGTTTTCACCTTCCTGTCAAAATCATCAGTATCAATTTTCCCAGCGAACGAGGATCAGGAACCGGGTCTGACCTCTTCTATTTTGCCGTTTTACGAAACTCCAACGGCAGCAACCCCGTACTTTTGTGAAACAGCTCCGCGAAGCGGCTGGCGCTCCGGTAACCCACCGTCCGGGCTACCTGGCCGATGGGCAGGTCCGTAGAGGAAAGCAGATATTCAGCCCGGCTCATTCGGCGCTGCTGAATATACCCGGTAATGGTGCAGCCGTGCACCTGCCGGAAGGAGGTTTTCAGCTTGGTGGTCCCCATGCAGGCGATTTTGGAGAGCCGGTCCAGCGGCAGATCAAAAGCGCAGTGGTCGTTGATGTAGGCGGTTACGGTTTCGATCTGCCGTCTGTCCGCATCCGTGAGCCGGGGTTCGGGTCTTTGCGGAAGGCGTCTGGCCCACTCCACCACCAGGGATGCCGCCTCCGCGACTTTGCTCTCATAAAACAGTTTGGCTGCAATGCCATTGCCGCGATAACTTTTTACCTGTTGCAGCAACCGCACCATCCCCGGAAAATCGTCGGTCTGATCCAATTTCTGAAACGCTTTCAGCGGATGAATATATTCGTTGGGATATTGCCGCTTCAGATAATCCTCATAATAGGCCGGCATAAATTCGATCCCGACCGACCGGATCGGAATTTTTTTGTGTACCAGCATCCGGTAAGGATCGCGTCCCCCGACAAAGGCTTTGATACAGCCGGCATTCAGGCGACGGTAAGGAGTGAGCTCTTCTCCGGAAATAGACTCGTAATAGGTAACGCTCAGGCACTTTGGCAGATTAAACTCAAAAAAGGTATCGTCGTGAAGATAAAAGTCATGGATTTTAATATCAAAAAGATCCTTTTGCCCGTAAGTCCAGTAGAAACCCGCGCCACGGCCTTCTTCCAGCTCCCAGCACTGGCCCATCGAACCGTAACGAGCATTTTCCGGCCTTGGGATAAAACCGTTTTGGCAGAGCAGCGGACCATATACCTCCTGAATCACATCGATCATCCTCATCCCCCCTTGACAGGATCGGATCCTTGACAAACTGTTGTTTTATTAAGCTCTAGCCTGTATGCTAAAAGCGTAAGGTTAGTTTCTGCTAACAAATATCATAGCACATGCCGTTCCGGCCGTCAATCGGTTACGGACCGCATGCCGACATCAAAAACAGGGGGATTTATTCATGGAGACTCAAAGCTACATACAAAAAAAGGGGCTGACCGCCAAAGATCTGGTCACCATCGGTATTTTTACCGCTTTAT
This window of the Ruminococcaceae bacterium BL-6 genome carries:
- a CDS encoding Glyco_transf_28 domain-containing protein, yielding MDITAVTIGSRGDVEPFLALGQALRRRGHRLRIAAFPRFQAEVEKGGFSFSAVHGDEDRMMKLLIGEGVSGRAYLDGLAALLNQNKRAILGGVLGACKGADLILYTFLGSLAYHAAESLKIPCMRVNFWPADRTGSNPMPGMPALPLGGWYNRLTYDLSGIGFSIFTSRELNGWRAELGLPKWAGRSYRTLFGRPVETLYAYGEALAPKPKEWGAHLHLTGFWPLEERAAAPMEKGLLRFLESGDPPVYIGFGSMVGGSFAELQDIVLESLKKTGQRAILSSGWRKFDTARFPPNVYGVDAVPHGWLFPRMKAVVHHGGAGTTAAGLRAGKPTLVVYFGGDQRFWGNRVYRAGAGPRPIARRISQENGCENACDIMEAYMGYL
- a CDS encoding AraC family transcriptional regulator encodes the protein MIDVIQEVYGPLLCQNGFIPRPENARYGSMGQCWELEEGRGAGFYWTYGQKDLFDIKIHDFYLHDDTFFEFNLPKCLSVTYYESISGEELTPYRRLNAGCIKAFVGGRDPYRMLVHKKIPIRSVGIEFMPAYYEDYLKRQYPNEYIHPLKAFQKLDQTDDFPGMVRLLQQVKSYRGNGIAAKLFYESKVAEAASLVVEWARRLPQRPEPRLTDADRRQIETVTAYINDHCAFDLPLDRLSKIACMGTTKLKTSFRQVHGCTITGYIQQRRMSRAEYLLSSTDLPIGQVARTVGYRSASRFAELFHKSTGLLPLEFRKTAK